One genomic segment of Helicoverpa zea isolate HzStark_Cry1AcR chromosome 22, ilHelZeax1.1, whole genome shotgun sequence includes these proteins:
- the LOC124641543 gene encoding serine protease inhibitor dipetalogastin, producing MEAKTHILAAAALLIIASSWCEAARDATCPRICGPSLQSEPVCATDGYIYPSLCEMRKKTCGKGVRLAQDQTSCSRAQGSKCEHRCTSERDPVCGTNGRTYLNRCMLQVEICRVGIGLSHLGACNNISAHRENCPVDCSQAPLDGPICGSDGNVYKSTCQMKLLTCGQGVVRTNKKHCQTTRHCRESCWRVARPTCGSDGKLYANACRMKASNCGKHVFEVPMAFCVSQERTSGGESCPKDCLGQKEKLVCGSDEMVYRNECEMKMLNCGSVSNRKIVKKVDMEKCRGKMNRCMKVKCPADVDPVCGTDQKVYTNPCFLKVATCLKGVQLAHFGNCTLLPRFKEDCPDTCENVVEQPVCGSDGNVYKSECELRLATCGQHVVPVAASHCRTTALCHEECPDTPAFICGSDNRFYKNECLMKKENCGKHVFVVPLKRCLARFQYSGCARVCPPEYDPVCGTDNKTYSNKCFLEMENCRSRSLVQLKHLGTCTEPIAEEPKNYLYR from the exons CATCATCATGGTGCGAGGCTGCTCGCGACGCCACGTGCCCCAGGATCTGCGGCCCATCGCTGCAGAGTGAACCAGTCTGCGCTACTGACGGCTACATCTATCCCTCGCTCTGTGAGATGAGGAAGAAGACTTGTGGGAAAG GAGTACGCCTAGCTCAAGATCAAACCTCATGTTCCCGAGCTCAAGGGTCTAAGTGTGAACATCGGTGTACCTCTGAAAGGGACCCTGTCTGCGGTACAAACGGCAGGACCTATCTAAACAGATGCATGCTGCAGGTTGAAATTTGCAG GGTCGGCATCGGACTGTCCCACTTGGGAGCGTGCAACAATATCAGTGCTCATAGGGAGAACTGCCCCGTCGATTGCTCCCAAGCTCCGCTCGATGGACCCATCTGTGGATCTGATGGAAACGTGTATAAGAGCACCTGTCAAATGAAGCTGCTGACTTGTGG gcAAGGAGTAGTGCGAACGAACAAGAAACATTGTCAGACTACCAGACACTGCCGCGAGTCGTGCTGGCGGGTTGCCAGACCAACCTGTGGATCTGATGGCAAGCTGTACGCCAATGCTTGCAGGATGAAGGCCAGTAACTGCgg AAAACACGTATTTGAAGTACCAATGGCGTTCTGCGTGTCACAAGAGAGAACTTCTGGAGGCGAGTCCTGTCCTAAAGACTGCTTGGGACAGAAAGAGAAGCTGGTGTGCGGCTCCGACGAGATGGTGTACCGGAACGAGTGCGAGATGAAGATGCTGAATTGCGG AAGTGTCAGCAACCGAAAAATAGTGAAGAAAGTGGACATGGAGAAATGCCGAGGCAAGATGAACCGGTGCATGAAGGTCAAGTGTCCGGCTGATGTAGACCCAGTCTGCGGTACCGACCAGAAGGTGTATACTAACCCTTGCTTCTTGAAGGTCGCTACGTGCCT CAAAGGAGTCCAGTTAGCCCACTTCGGTAACTGCACGTTATTGCCGCGTTTCAAGGAAGACTGTCCTGATACCTGCGAGAATGTTGTCGAGCAACCCGTCTGCGGCTCTGATGGAAATGTTTACAA ATCAGAATGCGAACTCCGCCTAGCAACATGTGGGCAACACGTGGTCCCAGTAGCTGCCTCCCACTGCCGCACAACAGCTCTCTGCCACGAAGAGTGTCCTGACACCCCGGCCTTCATCTGTGGCTCAGACAACCGGTTCTACAAGAACGAGTGTCTTATGAAGAAGGAGAATTGCGG CAAACACGTGTTCGTGGTGCCTCTGAAGCGCTGCCTGGCGCGCTTCCAGTACTCGGGGTGCGCTCGCGTGTGTCCGCCCGAGTACGACCCCGTCTGCGGCACTGACAACAAGACCTACTCTAACAAATGCTTCTTGGAGATGGAGAACTGTCGGTCTAG gagCCTGGTGCAACTAAAACATCTCGGCACATGCACGGAGCCCATCGCGGAAGAACCGAAAAACTATCTTTATCGATAA
- the LOC124641559 gene encoding solute carrier family 2, facilitated glucose transporter member 6-like — protein sequence MKKYYLIFSEGSRINQIICAVLINLPVFAYGACIGWMSPMGLLLQSKDSPRGTPLTDFEISWIASAPYLTCIPADYLMAILSDKFGRKHTLFFMSAVSFACWTIKLSSMEVWAFILARAMFGITMAGAYVTCPLYTKEISSANVRGMLGTLLIMSHTSGNLFLYIIGDILSYRTILWICLTLPTLHLILFLMMPESPSYLIKRGETEEAIRVMAWLRCRKEDDPLVISEVNQIKKEQLKDEESNGFVLKAICQDKILVRAFIIAIVLALAREVCGSIPVLNFAGEIFSMSSEGSGLVLTPNQQAMALGAVQVIGASMASFPVEKAGRKPLFVGTAFVSGLSMCALASWFVAREYAVFTPAWIPVVALCLCIFCDALGLQPVSVIVTGEIFSFKYRGSVMAITMSAASFAAFVQTLFFKPLVNAVGAHVAFYFFGAVCIVTSIYVILKVPETKQRILEEIYEDLKTKKEKKMEREQMMAIKAAKVDV from the exons ATGAAGAAATATTACTTAATCTTTAGTGAAGGAAGCAGAATCAACCAAATAATATGTGCAGTGCTCA TAAACCTGCCAGTGTTTGCATACGGGGCTTGCATCGGCTGGATGTCACCGATGGGCCTGTTGTTGCAATCTAAGGACTCGCCTAGAGGCACACCACTTACTGATTTCGAG ATATCCTGGATAGCATCGGCGCCGTATTTAACATGTATACCAGCTGATTATCTCATGGCGATCCTGAGTGACAAGTTTGGGAGAAAACATACTCTATTCTTTATGTCTGCTGTGTCATTT GCTTGCTGGACAATAAAACTATCATCCATGGAAGTCTGGGCCTTCATCCTAGCGAGAGCCATGTTTGGTATAACGATGGCAGGAGCGTATGTAACGTGTCCCTTGTACACTAAGGAGATCAGCTCAGCTAATGTTAGAGGCATGTTGGGGACTTTG CTGATCATGTCTCACACATCAGGCAACCTATTCCTCTACATCATCGGAGACATACTGAGCTACCGCACTATCCTGTGGATCTGCCTGACGCTGCCGACGTTACACCTGATCCTCTTCCTCATGATGCCTGAGTCACCTTCGTATCTTATTAAGAGAGGAGAAACTGAG GAAGCTATCAGAGTAATGGCATGGCTCCGATGCAGAAAAGAAGATGATCCTCTAGTGATCAGTGAAGTAAACCAGATCAAGAAGGAACAACTCAAAGACGAAGAGAGCAACGGCTTTGTTTTAAAAGCTATAT GTCAAGACAAAATCCTCGTCAGAGCTTTCATCATAGCCATAGTCTTAGCGTTAGCAAGAGAAGTGTGTGGTTCCATCCCTGTGCTGAACTTTGCAGGAGAAATATTCTCCATGTCCTCAGAAGGCTCAGGCTTAGTCCTGACTCCTAACCAGCAGGCCATGGCTTTGGGTGCTGTGCAAGTTATAGGAGCTTCCATGGCGTCTTTCCCGGTGGAAAAGGCTGGGAGAAAG CCACTCTTCGTGGGTACAGCATTCGTATCAGGTCTAAGCATGTGTGCCCTAGCTTCCTGGTTCGTCGCTAGAGAGTACGCAGTCTTCACGCCAGCCTGGATACCAGTGGTGGCTCTCTGCTTGTGCATCTTCTGTGATGCACTAGGATTGCAGCCTGTGTCTGTTATTGTTACTGGGgagatattttcttttaag TACCGAGGCTCAGTAATGGCGATAACAATGTCAGCAGCATCATTCGCAGCCTTCGTACAAACCCTCTTCTTCAAACCCCTGGTCAACGCAGTGGGTGCCCACGTGGCATTCTACTTCTTCGGTGCAGTCTGCATAGTGACTTCCATCTACGTCATCCTTAAAGTACCGGAGACCAAGCAGAGGATCCTTGAAGAGATCTATGAAGACTTGAAGACGAAAAAGGAAAAGAAGATGGAGAGAGAACAGATGATGGCTATTAAGGCCGCTAAAGTAGATGTTTAG